In a single window of the Gadus chalcogrammus isolate NIFS_2021 chromosome 20, NIFS_Gcha_1.0, whole genome shotgun sequence genome:
- the morc3a gene encoding MORC family CW-type zinc finger protein 3a isoform X5, translating into MAAAKTDRGIPLSTLSTKFLHTNSTSHTGPFSAIAELIDNAYDPDAKEIWIDKTQIKKNECLTFRDNGSGVSRDLMHEMLSFGFSDKKAVNGKPPIGMYGNGFKCGSMRLGKDAIILSKSKNGLCVGMLSQTYLEKIGAKHISVPIISIRKPEAKQIKWRENDRASLRDILAHSPFNTEEELLTELRAIEGPTGTKIIIWNLRSTSEGNTELDFTTANDIRILYDDIDTSDTSVPEIHSSLRAYCSILYLETSMRINIRGQMVATHNISEGLRYSNNLFTYKPDSVEQKIPITFGDNKSKEHYGLMMYYKNRLIKAYHRVGCQLRAKHKIGIGVIGVIECNYLKPTHNKQDFEDDKPYRNTIKALAAKLQDYSGNKRKNSSANVEDTDDSDEMAYNDHRLQETSTPNTPQTSGEGTSGTKRPRRNCDRGESETDRVLRSSAAENVEISREELLVAKGRLTQEKQDLAKQIDELSAQVEKWKKETCTCKQYRASLKREVNNGIDALRNKVQTLGKDIRTHPPGPTSQQHH; encoded by the exons ATGGCAGCTGCAAAGACGGACCGCGGGATCCCACTGAGTACG CTTAGCACAAAGTTTCTCCACACCAACTCGACCAGCCACACCGGGCCCTTCAGTGCTATTGCTGAACTCATAG ACAACGCATACGACCCTGATGCCAAAGAGATATGGATCGATAAGACCCAGATCAAAAAAAACGAGTGTCTTACCTTCAGGGACAACGGAAGCGGAGTCAGCCGTGACTTGATGCATGAGATGCTCAG CTTCGGATTCAGCGACAAAAAAGCTGTCAACGGCAAACCTCCCATTGGAATGTATGGCAATGGTTTCAAGTGCGGCTCAATGCGTCTGGGCAAGGATGCCATCATTTTATCCAAATCAAAGAATGGCCTGTGTGTTGGCATGCTGTCACAGACTTACCTGGAGAAGATCGGAGCCAAGCACATCTCTGTGCCCATCATAAGCATTAGGAAACCGGAAGCAAAACAGA TCAAGTGGAGGGAGAATGACCGGGCCAGTCTGAGGGACATACTGGCCCACTCACCCTTCAACACTGAGGAAGAGCTGCTCACTGAGCTCCGAGCTATCGAGGGCCCCACCGGGACCAAGATCATCATCTGGAACCTCCGCAG CACATCTGAAGGGAATACGGAGTTGGATTTCACCACAGCGAATGATATCCGCATTCTCTATGATGACATAGACACTTCAGACACTTCAGTCCCTGAGATTCACTCCTCCTTGCGT GCATACTGCAGCATCCTCTACTTGGAGACATCTATGCGGATCAACATTCGAGGACAGATGGTGGCGACTCATAATATCTCTGAGGGCCTTAGATATAGCAACAACTTATTCACCTACAAACCCGATAGTGTG GAACAAAAAATCCCCATCACCTTTGGGGACAACAAGAGCAAGGAGCATTATGGCCTCATGATGTACTACAAGAACCGACTCATCAAGGCGTATCATCGTGTCGGCTGTCAGctaaga GCTAAACACAAGATAGGCATCGGAGTCATTGGTGTGATTGAGTGTAATTATCTGAAACCGACTCACAACAAACAGGACTTTGAAGACGACAAACCTTACAG gAACACTATCAAAGCTCTGGCAGCAAAATTACAAGATTACAGtggaaataaaaggaaaaactcCAGTGCTAACGTTGAGGATACAGA TGACAGTGACGAGATGGCTTATAATGATCATCGATTACAAGag ACCTCCACCCCGAACACACCACAGACCTCCGGAGAGGGCACCTCTG GTACGAAGAGACCAAGGCGGAATTGTGACAGAGGAGAGTCAGAAACGGACAGGGTGCTGAGAAGCTCTGCTGCCGAGAACGTTGAGATAAGCAGGGAGGAGTTGCTGGTGGCAAAAGGAAGACTAACGCAAGAAAAACAGGACCTGGCGAAGCAAATAGATGAACTGAGCGCACAG GTGGAGAAGTGGAAGAAGGAAACTTGTACGTGTAAACAGTACAGAGCAAG TCTGAAACGAGAGGTCAACAACGGAATAGATGCCTTGCGGAACAAAGTGCAAACTCTTGGAAAAGATATTCGAACACATCCTCCTGGTCCTACTTCCCAGCAGCACCATTAA